ACAGCAGGCGATGCAGGTGGACGTTGCGGAACATCGCCAGCAGGTCGTAGAGCCAGACGGCGGCGCTGATCTCCCACCGGCGCACTCGGCTCCCCCGGTGGACCGGAAAGGTGAAGGCGCGCGGCTTCACCAGGTGCGGCGCGATGCGGAGGAGCGTGCGGCGCTCGCGGCTCGCCTCGAAGACCAGGTGCAACCAGCCGTGCTCCAGGTAGCGCAATCCGCCGTGGATCAGGCGCGAGGATCGGCTCGATGTGCCGTGGCCGAAATCGCCGGCGTCCACCAGCGCAGTGCCGATGCCGCGCATGGCGGCGTCGCGAGCGATGCCGGCGCCGGTGATCCCGCCGCCGATGACCAGCAGGTCGACCGGTTGGCCGGCCAGCGCCGCCAGGCTCGCGCGCCGCGTCTCGGCTGAGAAGAGTTGTTCCACGCCGCGTCGAATCTGTCACTAAACCCTCGCCTTTGCACGACCCACGCCGCTGGCCCGCGCCTCGGCAGGTGGGTAGCTTTGGCCTCGGCGGGCGCGCCGCCGACTCTCGCGCAGCGGGGAGCTTCAGGATGAGCGGGTTCAACGGACGCCGGGTCGCGATCATCGCAGGGTGCCGCACGCCCTTCGCCAGGGCCGGCACGGTGCTGAAGGACGTGAGCGCCGTGGACCTGGCGAAACACGCGACGCGCGAGCTGTTGGTGCGCACGGAGATCGACCCGAAGACGGTGGATCAGGTCATCTTCGGGCAGGTGATCCCATCGGTGCTCGCGCCCAACGTGGCGCGCGAAGTGAGCCTCCTGCCGCAGTTCCCCAGGAACATCCCAGCCTATTCGCTCAACCGAGCCTGCGCCTCGTCCAACCAGGCCATCGCGGATGCGCACGACCAGATCGTGCTGGGCCACGCCGATATCGTTATCGCCGGCGGCACCGAGGCCCTCTCCGACGTGCCCATCCTCCACTCGAAGCGATTCGCCGAGATCCTGGTCGAGGCGAGCAAGGCCAAGAGCCTGGGCCGGCGCCTCGGCGCCATCGCCAAGACCCGGCCGCGCGACCTGATCCCCGTGACGCCGGCCATCGCCGAGCCGTCCACCGGCCAGACCATGGGCCAGTCGGCGGAGAAGATGGCCAAGGAGAACGGGATCACCCGCGAGGCGCAGGACAAGTTCGCGCTCCGCTCGCACCAGAACGCGGCCCAGGGCACGGCCGACGGGCGGCTCACCGCCGAGATCGCGCCGTACTTCGTCCCGCCTAGGTACGAGACCGCGATCGCCACGGACAACGGAATCCGGCCGGACTCGACTCTGGAGCAACTGGCCAAGCTCCGGCCGGTCTTCGACCGGCGCTACGGTACCGTCACCGCGGCCAATGCCTCGCCGCTCACCGACGGCGGCTCCGCGGTGCTGTTGATGAGCGAGGAGAGAGCGAAGGCGTTGGGCTACGAGGCGCTGGCCTTCATCCGTTCCTACGCCGTCGCCGCCGTGGATCCTGGAGAACAGCTGCTGATGGGGCCGGCGTTCGCCGTGCCGAAAGCGCTGGAGCGGGCGGGCATCACCTGGAAAGAGCTCGGCTTGGTCGACATGCACGAGGCGTTCGCCGCGCAGGCGCTCTCCAACATCCAGGCCTTCGAGTCGAAGCAGTTCGCCGAGGAGAAGCTCGGCCGGAACGAGCCGGTCGGCGAGGTTGACTGGGGCACGCTGAACGTGATGGGGGGCTCCATCGCCATCGGCCATCCCTTCGGCGCCACGGGCGGCCGCATCACCACGACGCTCGCCAACGAGATGAAGCGGCGTAACGTGCAGTTCGGCCTCATCTCGGTGTGCGCGCAGGGTGGCATGGGGTTCGCGATGGTCCTGGAGCGGCGCTGATGGGCGCGCTCACGGTCGCGCGCGAGGGTGGGGTCGCCGTCGTCACCTTCGACCTGCCGGGCGAGAGCGTCAACAAGTTCTCGCGGAAGGTGAAGGACGAGTTCGCCAAGACGATGACCACCCTGCGCGCCGACCAGTCGGTCAAGGCAG
The window above is part of the Gemmatimonadales bacterium genome. Proteins encoded here:
- the fadI gene encoding acetyl-CoA C-acyltransferase FadI, giving the protein MSGFNGRRVAIIAGCRTPFARAGTVLKDVSAVDLAKHATRELLVRTEIDPKTVDQVIFGQVIPSVLAPNVAREVSLLPQFPRNIPAYSLNRACASSNQAIADAHDQIVLGHADIVIAGGTEALSDVPILHSKRFAEILVEASKAKSLGRRLGAIAKTRPRDLIPVTPAIAEPSTGQTMGQSAEKMAKENGITREAQDKFALRSHQNAAQGTADGRLTAEIAPYFVPPRYETAIATDNGIRPDSTLEQLAKLRPVFDRRYGTVTAANASPLTDGGSAVLLMSEERAKALGYEALAFIRSYAVAAVDPGEQLLMGPAFAVPKALERAGITWKELGLVDMHEAFAAQALSNIQAFESKQFAEEKLGRNEPVGEVDWGTLNVMGGSIAIGHPFGATGGRITTTLANEMKRRNVQFGLISVCAQGGMGFAMVLERR